TTGGAGTTCTTGAAGAATATTAAAATAATACCGACAAGAAGTGGTATGAGTATGGGTAGAATGACTAAGTTATTCATCTTCAGTTCCCCTTAATTCATCGAAATTATCTGTTTTGTGCTCTTTATACGTTCGATAGGCCAATACGAGCATAAAAGCAGTGATACCGAAACCGATCACGATCGCAGTTAAAATAAGCGCTTGTGGTAACGGATCAGAATAGGCTGACGCCTCTTCCCCTAAGAGAGGAGGAGCCCCTTGTTGTAGTCCTGATAGTGTTAAAAGTAGTAAATGGGCTCCGTGTGAAATAACAACCACTCCGATGATAACTCTTAATAAACTTTTAGATAAAATCAAGTAGGTTGCTACTGTAAAGAGGACACCGATTGTCAGAATCATTAATATTTCCATCAGCTATCATCCTCCGCAACTGTTAAAATAACGAGTAAAGTAAAACCAACGACCACTAAATAGATCCCTAAATCAAAAGGAAGGGCAGTCGTCAATTCCGTTTCCCCTAAAATTGGGAATTCATAATATTTAAAGAACTGTTTTAAGAACGGGCGACCTAGAAACATGCCGACCATACCGGTCAAGACAGCTAGTAGTAACCCGGAAGCAATGATTTTTGCGTAATTAAACGGCAATACTTTTTTAATTGTCTTAATATCAAAACTTAAGAAAAGTAGCACTAGTGCTGATGCTGTCATCAACCCTCCGATAAAGCCGCCACCAGGATTGTTGTGCCCAGCGAAAAAGAGAAAAATGGAAAATGCTAGGATGATAAACGCCACGATTCTTGTAATAACATGTAATTGAACGGGAGTATTTTTCATTAGACATCTTCTCCTTTCCGCGCTTTAAATTTAATAAGGACAACGACTCCTAAGGCAACAATCCCTAAAACGAGAACTTCTAACAACGTATCAAGGCCACGGAAATCAACTAATATGACGTTAACAATGTTATTCCCACCTGCTAACGCATAAGAATTCTCTACAAAGAAATCAGAAATGGGGCTAATTGGGTTCTCATAGCTATACGCATGCACACTCAAGGCTGTTAGTGTCACCACGAGTCCAACGCCGATTGAAATGATGAGATTAGATAACCTGAAGACAGGCTTAAACGTCTCTTTACGTAATTCAGGCAAGTGATAAAACACGAGTAAGAATAAAACGACCATCACTGTTTCTACGAGTAGTTGGGTCAACGCAAGATCAGGTGCTCGGAAGACGACGAAAAGAAGGGCTACGAGAAAGCCTACTACACCCATTAAAACAATAGCAGAAATACGCTTTGAAACAAAAGGAATGACAATCGTACACAAGATTAATGATAGAGACACGAGATACATATAAGATGGTATCTCCGTTGTGTTTGTAAAATCCACTGTAAGAGCGTTACTCTGCCACAACATGAAACTGACTATAGCAATTAAGAAAATAAACATGTATGAAAAGTAATCGCGCAAACGCCCTGTCATTTGTACATTATTCACTACAGAGGAACCGTTAATTAACCCTGTTAAACCATTATCATAAAACCAATTCAAAGGGTCTCTCTCTCTTAAGTAAAAGGCAGTTTCTTGCCACTTTTTCTGGTTTAAAAATAATAATGATCCGAAGAAAATAACACCCATCGTCATAAATAATTCAGTATTAAAGCCGTGCCAATGGTAAATGTTTACATAAAACTGTTCCCCTGAAGCTGTCAGACCAGGCATGATCGATTGCATAACAGGCTCAATAATTGTATAGGAAAGTAAATTAGGGAATAGTCCAAATACAATCACTAATGATGCCAGTATAATTGGTGAAATTAATAAACCAATTGGAGCCTCATGAGCCGCTTTATCGAGTTTTTCAGGCTGATGTTTGCCCGTAAACGTTTTGAACAGCATAATCATGCAGTAGATGAAAGTGAACACACTGGCAATCCATGCGACTATAGGGAAAATAACTCCCAAATTACCCACGTTAAAGACATCGAGTGTGGCACTATTTAACGTTCCAGTAAAAAACATCTCTTTACTCAAAAAACCATTGAAAGGTGGTAAACCAGCCATTGAAGCTATTCCAATCAGAGATACAGTAAAGGTAATTGGCATGATGGTCATGAGACCGCCAAGTTTTCTAATATCCCTCGTGCCTGTTTCGTGATCGATGATACCTACGACCATGAACAGGCTTCCTTTAAAGGTAGCGTGATTAATAAGGTGGAACACTGCAGCGAGAATAGCAACAACCGGCAAAGATGTGCCGTCAATAATATCATAATGATAGGCTGCAGAACCAAGCCCTAGTAAACTCATGATTAGCCCGAGCTGGCTGACAGTGGAAAAAGCCAGAATCCCTTTCAAATCTTTTTGTCTAACAGCTGATACTGATCCCCATAGCAACGTAAACAAGCCGAAGCTTGAAATGATCCAGAACCATTCAGCTTGACCACCAAACACCGGGGTCATACGAGCCACTAAATAAATACCAGCTTTAACCATTGTGGCGGAGTGTAAGTAAGCACTAACAGGTGTAGGTGCTTCCATCGCATCCGGTAACCAAATATGAAATGGGAATTGAGCTGATTTTGTAAAGGCTCCTAATAAAATTAATAACATAGCAGGAATAAATAAAGGGCTTGTAACAATGACATCAGCCACAGCAATAATTCCTCTTATACTGAATGTATCTGCCATAAGATACAGTAAGGTAAACCCAGCGAGCATAGAGAACCCGCCCGTTACGGTAATCAACATAGACTTTTGAGCACCATAACGAGATTTTTCTTTATGGAACCAATACGCGATAAGGAGTGACGACGCAAGACTGGTAATTTCCCAGAATACATATAAGACAATTAGGTTATCTGATAATACAACACCGAGCATGGCACCCATAAACATCATTAAATAAACATAAAAGTTGTTTAGGGGTTCTTCTTTTTTATTGGCGATATAATAAATGGAATAAAGAACGACGAGTGTTCCTATTCCAGTAATTAACAAGGCGAAAAGAAGGCTCAAACCGTCGAGATAAACGGTGAAATTAATGTCAAGAGAAGGAACCCAAGAGACCGAATGACTCACTGTTTCCATAGGCGCCCCGTCTAATGGCAAGTATTGAAAAAGGTAAATAAATAAAATCAATGGTAACGGTAAAATAAACCAACCTGTATGAAGATGACGGAATTTTTTGTAAATAATCGGCACAAAAATCGCCATAATAAATGGTGCTAAAGTTACAAAATGAAGCATTGACAAGTGATAAACCTCCTTAATTGTATTCATATGCTGATATGATATATAGGCTTTTGGGAGTATAGAGACAAATATTCATTCAGTCCTATGTATTAAATGCAAGTAAAATTATAATATAAAATAATTTTTGTTGCATCCCTGACCCCCTCTCTTTAAGAGGGTTAGACTTTTTCTTTTAAATATGAAGAAACTCAGAAAAATAGGTAAAAAAACTTTTTTTCAGTACCGATCGATATGAGGGGCACGTATCGATTATGAACCTTAACTAGGAAGGGCGCTAAAATGTTCATTTGCGTCACCTCAACAATCAGATATTCAGAAGATGGATCAAATGTAGGAAGGATATCTGAAAGTTCAACCAACCTAACGTTCGTCGTCGCAAGGATAAACGGGCCCAGTAACTGCTAATCTATTTACAAATAACTGCAGAAATTATCGTTCCTGCGTCGAGTAATCGCAAAGCAGCATCACACAAGGTGAACGTCCCGAGGAGACTAAAGCATTGCCTAGTAGGGTCTATTAAGATGTGGTGAATGCAAGCTGAAGTGATTCCTTTTAGTGAACAGGTTTGTCTGTAATGGATCCAAGCTATATTATTTTAACCAAAAATACTGTTACATAAAGCTAAGCTTCAATCAGTGGGCGTTTTTCTTCATCCCCCACCTAAACTTTTCGACCTTCTTAAGTTTTGAGGTGAGGGTTTTACTGCCCCTTAAGAGTGGGATAAAATGTTTAAACATCACCATCTAATTCAGGCCGTTTCTGTCTTTTAAAAAGAGCCATTATGGAATTGATGTAGGTGTAAAGAGTGGCTTGAGATTACTGTTGATGTCCATTGTTTGTCCTCCTGACATCTTCACTTAGTTACATGTATAAACGTTATGTCAAAAAAAGAAGGATGCTGGATACGAATTGAGTTTCTCATGAAGTGTATAAAAAAAAATCATCCGTCCCACCCTTATAAAAAGGAGTGATAACGGATGAAAGTGAAGACAAAGGCCATAATAGCTGTAAGTATTTTTCTCCTTATTTTTTTTGGAGCAGTAGTAGGGCAAACGATCGTTTCAAAAGAAATGCTAGAAAGGCAAGAAAATAATGAACAATACGAAGGGTTTATTCTTAATGACTTTTTGAGGAATGACCAACGATTTTCTCCGCGTGAATACATTAAGATCATCCCTATCAAGGAAAGGGAGTAGCGGTTTTCTTATAAATGAATTTGTTTATTAAATTTAGAACGGCGTTCTATTTCTTCAGCTATTAGATTTATGAAATCCTCTGCTAAATTTAAAGCTTTAGCTTTTTCGTATGTTTCTATTAGAAGTTCATCTGATAAATCCGCTAATGCGCCATACTTTTTCATGTGCCCACCCCTATTTCATCATATCGTCAGTGTATTCGGAAATTTTCACTACTTCTTAACCCTCGTAAAAGGCTGTGATATTCAGTGATGCATTCGAGAGTTATTATAGATGTTATAACGAATTAAAAGTAACAGATCATAACGCAACCCGACGGTTTAGAGTTAAAAAGGCTAGGAAAGGTTGTCCCATCCTATGTTACAGATAACCGTCCGAAAAACTCCGGCCCGAAAAGAGAGAGAAGAGATAAATCTATATAGGCGTGAGTGAACGGCGGTTAATGTCCTGATTCACTCAACTACCAATCAGTGGGAGAAGAACGAAAACTCCCACTGATTGAAGGTTCGTTTATGAATCAGCTTTAAGACGTGTGTTGCATAGATATTACCATGAATTGTAAGGCATCTCAAATGATATTTTATCCACAATTATAGTGGGTATCTTTGTGGATACAATGTTAATATCTTTCAATTAAGTAATACTTATAAGTGATCAAGTTGTGTAAAAACTTATCCACAGATTTAAGTGAGTGTTGGGAAATGTCGAAAATTATTTTTAAGTTTTTTATTCTGTTTGAAATTACTGTTTGAATACAGGTATTATAGACAAGAACAACTGTA
The Salipaludibacillus sp. LMS25 DNA segment above includes these coding regions:
- a CDS encoding Na(+)/H(+) antiporter subunit C; translation: MEILMILTIGVLFTVATYLILSKSLLRVIIGVVVISHGAHLLLLTLSGLQQGAPPLLGEEASAYSDPLPQALILTAIVIGFGITAFMLVLAYRTYKEHKTDNFDELRGTEDE
- a CDS encoding Na(+)/H(+) antiporter subunit B, translating into MKNTPVQLHVITRIVAFIILAFSIFLFFAGHNNPGGGFIGGLMTASALVLLFLSFDIKTIKKVLPFNYAKIIASGLLLAVLTGMVGMFLGRPFLKQFFKYYEFPILGETELTTALPFDLGIYLVVVGFTLLVILTVAEDDS
- a CDS encoding Na+/H+ antiporter subunit A, whose protein sequence is MSMLHFVTLAPFIMAIFVPIIYKKFRHLHTGWFILPLPLILFIYLFQYLPLDGAPMETVSHSVSWVPSLDINFTVYLDGLSLLFALLITGIGTLVVLYSIYYIANKKEEPLNNFYVYLMMFMGAMLGVVLSDNLIVLYVFWEITSLASSLLIAYWFHKEKSRYGAQKSMLITVTGGFSMLAGFTLLYLMADTFSIRGIIAVADVIVTSPLFIPAMLLILLGAFTKSAQFPFHIWLPDAMEAPTPVSAYLHSATMVKAGIYLVARMTPVFGGQAEWFWIISSFGLFTLLWGSVSAVRQKDLKGILAFSTVSQLGLIMSLLGLGSAAYHYDIIDGTSLPVVAILAAVFHLINHATFKGSLFMVVGIIDHETGTRDIRKLGGLMTIMPITFTVSLIGIASMAGLPPFNGFLSKEMFFTGTLNSATLDVFNVGNLGVIFPIVAWIASVFTFIYCMIMLFKTFTGKHQPEKLDKAAHEAPIGLLISPIILASLVIVFGLFPNLLSYTIIEPVMQSIMPGLTASGEQFYVNIYHWHGFNTELFMTMGVIFFGSLLFLNQKKWQETAFYLRERDPLNWFYDNGLTGLINGSSVVNNVQMTGRLRDYFSYMFIFLIAIVSFMLWQSNALTVDFTNTTEIPSYMYLVSLSLILCTIVIPFVSKRISAIVLMGVVGFLVALLFVVFRAPDLALTQLLVETVMVVLFLLVFYHLPELRKETFKPVFRLSNLIISIGVGLVVTLTALSVHAYSYENPISPISDFFVENSYALAGGNNIVNVILVDFRGLDTLLEVLVLGIVALGVVVLIKFKARKGEDV
- a CDS encoding sporulation histidine kinase inhibitor Sda → MKKYGALADLSDELLIETYEKAKALNLAEDFINLIAEEIERRSKFNKQIHL